A window of Chitinophaga sp. MM2321 contains these coding sequences:
- a CDS encoding enolase C-terminal domain-like protein: MIKSIAVKDARFPLAAGAGSDAIHQNPVYSYTVTCLYDDKGNCGTGLAFTLGAGNELVCAAAKFYAEKLVGKELAEVMATFGTWFKSMSDEQQFRWLGPHKGVVHLALASVTNACYDLWAKQQQVPLWKLLLELSPEQLVNTLDLSYLEEVLPRDEAIRLLTDMAVSRKERDGILLSGYPAYDTSAGWFNYADDQLEENCKRAVDKGFLALKLKVGAKNPETDIRRAHIVRNTVGNNIKVMVDANQQWNLPQAIAVSKKLADIRPYWIEEPTHPDDVLAHKILADAINPMKLALGEHVPNRVVFKNYLQTGCAGFIQVDAVRVGGVSEFLTVSLLCKKFGVPVVPHVGDMGQLHQHLVLFNHIGMGHEALFLEHIPHLRTHFEQPAIIADGFYKTPELPGSSCDLIADKNIAR, from the coding sequence ATGATTAAAAGCATTGCAGTAAAAGACGCAAGATTTCCACTTGCCGCAGGCGCCGGCAGTGATGCCATACATCAGAACCCTGTGTATTCCTACACCGTTACCTGCCTGTACGACGACAAAGGGAACTGCGGCACCGGCCTGGCTTTCACACTGGGCGCAGGTAATGAACTGGTGTGCGCAGCAGCAAAATTTTATGCAGAGAAACTGGTTGGAAAAGAACTGGCGGAAGTGATGGCTACATTTGGTACCTGGTTTAAAAGCATGTCGGATGAACAGCAATTCCGCTGGCTCGGCCCACATAAAGGCGTTGTACACCTGGCACTGGCCTCTGTTACCAACGCCTGTTATGATCTTTGGGCAAAACAACAACAGGTGCCTCTATGGAAACTGTTGCTGGAGCTGTCGCCGGAACAGCTGGTCAATACACTGGACCTTTCCTACCTGGAAGAAGTACTGCCCCGCGATGAAGCGATCCGCTTACTGACAGACATGGCGGTTTCAAGAAAAGAACGTGATGGTATCCTGCTCAGTGGTTATCCCGCTTACGATACTTCTGCCGGATGGTTTAATTATGCAGATGATCAACTGGAAGAAAATTGCAAACGGGCGGTAGACAAAGGCTTCCTGGCACTGAAACTTAAAGTCGGCGCTAAAAACCCGGAAACGGATATACGAAGAGCGCATATCGTGCGAAACACGGTCGGCAATAATATCAAGGTAATGGTAGATGCCAATCAGCAATGGAATCTGCCGCAGGCAATAGCTGTCAGCAAAAAGCTGGCGGATATCCGTCCTTACTGGATAGAAGAACCCACGCATCCTGATGATGTGCTCGCCCATAAAATACTGGCTGATGCCATAAACCCGATGAAACTGGCGCTGGGAGAACATGTACCAAACAGGGTAGTCTTTAAAAACTATCTACAAACCGGCTGCGCGGGATTTATCCAGGTAGATGCCGTAAGGGTTGGAGGCGTGAGCGAGTTCCTGACGGTAAGCCTGTTGTGCAAAAAATTCGGGGTGCCGGTAGTACCGCATGTAGGCGATATGGGGCAACTGCATCAGCATCTCGTGTTATTCAATCATATCGGCATGGGACATGAAGCCCTGTTTCTCGAACATATTCCGCACCTGCGTACGCATTTTGAGCAACCTGCTATCATTGCTGACGGCTTTTATAAAACACCTGAGCTGCCGGGCAGCAGCTGTGATTTAATAGCAGATAAAAATATTGCCCGATGA
- a CDS encoding sodium:solute symporter produces the protein MISTIDTVISICYVAFIVLLGFWAGLSGKKNKSQSSEYFLAGKSLRWPMIGMALFATNISCLHLVSLAQSGFDTGLLSGNFEWMASFTLILLAVFFVPFYIRSGVATLPDFLERRYNRACRDWLAIVSVVSAIIIHIAFSFLAGGIVLETLFGIHMFTSIIIIAVVTGAYTIIGGLRAVVVTESVQTVVLLTGATIITVLSWVKVGGWQPMVQILQEHQQMDKLSMLRPSGDASQLPWYAVFLGYPVLGIWYWCADQTIVQRVLGAKDENQARTGVLFCGFIKILPVFIFILPGLFAYVLYKQGALDLSGLPQITADGQPGLNTKGIYSLMITKLVPSGLVGILVAALLSGLMSQISGALNAIATLVSYDLYKRFKPAASDKQMIKTGRIAATLASLMSIALLPLLNQYESLFNGINDIIAHIAPPITCVFLLGVFWKKASATAAQYTLWCGSALGAVVYTINKIFPGSVIGTIPFMMMAFYLFCACTLLLVVLSYAYPVVHTEVSNKLYWSHPLAALRVKGWPGMANYKVLSAALLLTMVVLYWFFR, from the coding sequence ATGATTTCTACCATTGATACCGTCATCAGTATTTGTTATGTAGCCTTTATTGTGCTGCTGGGGTTTTGGGCAGGGTTATCCGGGAAAAAGAATAAAAGCCAGAGCAGTGAATATTTTCTTGCCGGTAAATCACTCCGCTGGCCCATGATAGGCATGGCATTATTTGCTACCAACATTTCCTGCCTTCACCTGGTAAGCCTTGCACAGAGTGGTTTTGACACCGGTTTGCTCAGCGGGAATTTTGAGTGGATGGCTTCTTTTACCTTAATATTGCTGGCGGTTTTCTTTGTTCCTTTTTATATCCGCTCCGGGGTAGCTACTTTACCTGATTTCCTGGAACGACGGTATAACCGCGCCTGCCGCGACTGGCTGGCTATTGTTTCCGTCGTATCGGCTATTATCATCCACATCGCTTTTTCTTTTCTGGCCGGAGGTATTGTACTCGAAACTCTGTTTGGCATCCATATGTTTACCAGTATTATTATCATTGCCGTTGTTACCGGTGCCTACACTATTATCGGGGGATTACGCGCGGTAGTGGTAACCGAATCGGTACAAACGGTGGTATTGCTCACAGGCGCCACCATCATCACGGTGTTGTCGTGGGTAAAAGTAGGCGGCTGGCAACCAATGGTACAGATATTACAGGAGCATCAGCAAATGGATAAGCTGTCGATGTTGCGCCCTTCGGGCGATGCCAGCCAACTCCCGTGGTACGCGGTTTTCCTGGGATACCCCGTGCTGGGTATCTGGTACTGGTGTGCCGATCAAACCATTGTACAACGGGTGCTGGGTGCTAAAGATGAAAACCAGGCACGCACCGGTGTTTTGTTCTGCGGTTTTATTAAAATCCTGCCCGTTTTTATCTTCATACTACCAGGATTATTTGCCTATGTCTTATATAAACAGGGCGCACTGGACCTGAGCGGGTTACCACAAATTACTGCCGATGGCCAGCCGGGATTAAATACAAAAGGCATTTATTCCCTGATGATTACAAAACTGGTGCCTTCCGGTTTGGTGGGAATATTGGTAGCGGCCTTGCTATCAGGATTAATGAGCCAGATTTCCGGCGCACTGAATGCGATTGCCACACTGGTGAGCTACGATCTGTACAAGCGGTTTAAACCGGCTGCGAGCGACAAACAGATGATAAAGACCGGCCGTATAGCAGCCACCCTGGCTTCATTGATGTCCATAGCTTTACTGCCATTGCTAAACCAGTATGAAAGTCTGTTTAACGGTATCAATGATATCATTGCACATATTGCGCCTCCTATAACCTGTGTATTTCTGCTGGGTGTATTCTGGAAGAAAGCTTCTGCTACAGCGGCGCAATATACGCTGTGGTGTGGTTCTGCACTGGGGGCGGTTGTTTACACTATCAATAAAATATTCCCTGGCTCCGTGATAGGCACCATTCCTTTTATGATGATGGCCTTTTATCTTTTCTGCGCATGTACATTACTGCTGGTGGTATTATCGTATGCCTATCCTGTGGTACATACCGAAGTAAGCAATAAGCTCTATTGGTCGCATCCTTTAGCCGCCCTGCGCGTAAAAGGATGGCCGGGTATGGCGAACTATAAAGTATTATCGGCTGCATTATTGCTGACGATGGTTGTGTTATACTGGTTTTTCAGATAA